Proteins from one Mercurialis annua linkage group LG7, ddMerAnnu1.2, whole genome shotgun sequence genomic window:
- the LOC126655182 gene encoding mediator of RNA polymerase II transcription subunit 15a-like isoform X1, producing the protein MDTNDWRPIAQPGEPTVDTGDWRATLQPEKRQRIVNKIMDTLKRHLPFSGQEGLEELKKIAVRFEEKIYTAAISQPDYLRRISMKMLTMESKSQHSMPNALSQNPPIDPGAPQSMQAQLHNQGQSLPVPMSANQTQTRQQLLSQNIQNNMSSTGGVQSSSGLTSALPPVSGLSQSSIPNVAGHNPNMQTISGAPQSSAGNSMGQGMPSNMFASSQRQMAGRQQVVPQQQHQQSQNAQYIYRQQLQQQHQQLMKQKLQQSHIQQHQQQQQQNLLQSSQLQSSEQSSMQTSSVMQPSLMQSAPLSSVHNQSTSVQQSTQSMLQQHPQSVLRQPQQPQQGGSIHQQQAPMMQQSLLPPQQQQQLMGGQSNGTNMQQNQLIGQQNSVEDMQQQQSRLVGQQNNIQNMQQQHQHQQQQQLMAQQNNLSNIHQQQLGSQNNVSGLPQQLLGTQPGNSMMQTNQHSGLMLQRPKVPLQQVQQSASNLLPTQGQQPQQQLPQQHMMSHIQPQATQLQQLALQQQSNSLQRDTQSLLHVSNQAPATLLQQHNVMDHQKQLYQSQRPLPQTSSTSLDSTAQTGHANGGDWQEEVYQKIKIMKETYLPELNEMYQKIAAKLQQHDSLPQPPKTDQLDKMKMFKTMLERIISFLQVTKNNVSPGFKDKLGSYEKQIINFINTNKPRKPMTSMQQAQLSQPHLHQPQSQVSQVQSHENHMNPQIQSINMQGSVPTMQQNNMSSLQQTSVSSLSGVSTSQQNMMNSLQASSNLDSGQGNAMNSLQQVGMGSQQQNPASAANMLQHPHLKQQQDQQQMLPAQQLKQHLQQRHMQHQMQKQQLLQQQHQQQQQLQQQAKQLPAQMQAHQMHQVHQMNDVNDVKMRQVMGVKPGVFPQHLSAGQRAAYSHQQIKPGSSFPISSPQLLQAPSPQLSQHSSPQVDQQNLLPSLNKAGTPLQSANSPFIAPSPSTPLAPSPMPGDSEKPVSMVSSLSNAGNIGQQPTSVAQASAPSLAIGTPGISASPLLAECIVSDGGLGNPLTTASGKSTITEQPLERLMKAVKSISSRSLGAAISDIGSVVSMIDRIAGSAPGNGSRAAVGEDLVAMTNCRLQARNFITQDGMSGTRKMRRYASAMPLNIVSSASSISDSFKQFNGPEVSDLESTATSSVKRLRLEANHALLEEICEINQQLIDTVVDISEIDVDPSAAAAAAEGCEGTIVKCSFSAVALSPNLKSQYASAQMSPIQPLRLLVPTNYPNCSPVLLDKLPVEVSREYEDLSVKAKSRFNISLRSLSQPMSLWEIARTWDVCAHAVISEHAKQSGGGSFSSKYGSWENCLSAS; encoded by the exons AATGGACACATTGAAAAGACATCTTCCATTTTCTGGCCAAGAGGGACTTGAAGAACTCAAGAAAATTGCTGTGCGGTTTGAGGAAAAGATTTATACTGCTGCCATAAGCCAG CCTGACTATCTACGGAGAATATCTATGAAGATGCTCACGATGGAATCCAAGTCTCAACATAGTATGCCCAATGCTTTGTCACAGAACCCGCCCATCGATCCAGGGG CACCGCAGAGTATGCAGGCTCAACTTCACAATCAAGGGCAGTCACTTCCTGTACCCATGTCAGCTAACCAGACTCAAACACGTCAGCAATTATTATCCCAGAATATTCAGAATAATATGTCATCTACAGGGGGGGTTCAAAGTTCTTCCGGTTTAACATCTGCGCTGCCTCCTGTGTCTGGTTTATCTCAATCTTCTATTCCCAATGTTGCTGGCCACAATCCTAACATGCAAACCATTTCCGGAGCTCCCCAGAGTTCAGCTGGCAATTCAATGGGACAAGGGATGCCTTCTAATATGTTCGCCAGTTCTCAGAGGCAAATGGCAGGAAGGCAACAGGTTGTTCCCCAGCAGCAACATCAACAATCCCAGAATGCGCAGTATATTTATCGGCAGCAATTACAACAGCAACACCAACAGCTTATGAAGCAGAAACTCCAGCAATCTCACATTCAACAACACCAACAGCAACAGCAACAAAACCTGTTACAGTCATCTCAGTTGCAATCTTCCGAGCAATCCAGTATGCAGACATCATCTGTTATGCAGCCTTCTCTGATGCAATCAGCACCTCTCTCCAGTGTTCACAATCAATCTACTTCTGTCCAACAATCAACACAATCCATGCTTCAACAGCATCCGCAATCAGTCTTGAGGCAGCCACAACAGCCACAACAGGGTGGCAGCATTCATCAACAGCAGGCACCAATGATGCAGCAGTCACTTTTACCTCCtcagcagcagcaacagttAATGGGCGGGCAATCAAATGGCACAAACATGCAGCAAAATCAGTTAATTGGACAACAAAACAGTGTCGAAGACATGCAGCAGCAACAATCAAGGTTGGTGGGCCAGCAAAATAACATTCAAAATATGCAGCAACAGCATCAGCAtcagcagcagcaacagttAATGGCGCAACAAAATAACCTCTCGAATATCCATCAGCAGCAATTAGGATCTCAAAATAATGTCTCTGGCTTGCCACAGCAATTGCTTGGAACTCAGCCTGGCAACTCAATGATGCAAACTAATCAGCACTCGGGGCTCATGCTGCAACGGCCTAAGGTTCCACTGCAACAAGTGCAGCAAAGTGCATCTAACTTGTTACCCACTCAAGGGCAGCAGCCACAACAACAGCTACCTCAGCAACACATGATGTCACATATTCAACCACAGGCAACACAGTTGCAACAACTAGCTTTGCAACAGCAGTCTAATTCATTACAAAGAGATACACAGTCATTGCTTCATGTGTCAAATCAGGCACCAGCTACGTTGCTTCAGCAACATAATGTAATGGATCACCAAAAGCAGTTGTATCAATCACAAAGACCTCTTCCACAAACGTCATCAA CTTCACTAGATTCTACGGCGCAGACTGGACATGCAAATGGAGGTGATTGGCAAGAGGAAGTTTACCAAAAG atcaaaATCATGAAGGAGACGTACTTACCAGAGCTAAATGAAATGTATCAGAAAATTGCTGCAAAATTACAGCAG CATGATTCGCTTCCACAACCACCAAAGACGGACCAGCTTGACAAAATGAAAATGTTCAAGACCATGTTGGAGCGCATAATATCATTCTTACAGGTTACAAAAAATAACGTTTCTCCAGGTTTCAAGGACAAGTTGGGATCCTATGAGAAGcagattataaattttataaatacaaataaaCCCAGGAAGCCTATGACATCAATGCAACAAGCACAGCTTTCCCAGCCTCACCTTCATCAACCACAATCTCAGGTTTCTCAAGTGCAATCTCATGAAAATCACATGAACCCTCAAATACAATCAATCAACATGCAAGGTTCAGTACCCACAATGCAGCAGAATAATATGTCAAGCTTGCAGCAAACTTCAGTGTCTTCTTTATCAGGGGTTTCTACATCACAGCAAAACATGATGAATTCACTGCAGGCATCTTCCAATCTAGATTCAGGACAAGGAAATGCAATGAACTCATTGCAGCAGGTTGGAATGGGTTCTCAGCAGCAGAATCCTGCGAGTGCTGCCAACATGCTTCAACATCCGCATCTGAAACAACAGCAAGACCAGCAGCAGATGTTGCCAGCTCAGCAGCTCAAACAACATTTGCAACAACGTCATATGCAACATCAAATGCAGAAGCAGCAGCTACTGCAACAGCAGCACCAGCAACAACAACAATTGCAACAGCAAGCAAAGCAGTTGCCGGCACAGATGCAGGCACATCAAATGCATCAGGTACATCAGATGAATGATGTCAATGACGTCAAGATGAGACAGGTGATGGGTGTCAAGCCCGGTGTCTTTCCGCAGCATCTTTCTGCTGGGCAGCGTGCAGCCTATTCCCATCAACAGATAAAACCCGGATCATCCTTTCCTATTTCTTCACCTCAACTGCTTCAGGCTCCCTCCCCTCAATTATCACAGCATTCTTCTCCACAGGTTGATCAGCAAAATCTACTGCCATCTTTAAATAAAGCAGGAACTCCTTTGCAGTCTGCGAATTCTCCTTTTATTGCTCCCTCTCCTTCAACTCCTCTAGCTCCATCCCCAATGCCAGGAGATTCAGAGAAACCTGTATCTATGGTTTCCTCGCTTTCTAATGCTGGAAACATTGGGCAGCAACCGACATCTGTTGCTCAAGCATCAGCTCCATCTCTTGCAATTGGAACTCCAGGGATATCAGCCTCACCGTTGCTCGCAGAGTGTATTGTGTCTGATGGTGGCCTCGGTAACCCTTTGACTACTGCTTCTGGAAAGTCCACTATTACAGAGCAACCCCTTGAGCGCTTAATGAAAGcg GTTAAATCTATATCCTCTAGATCATTAGGTGCAGCTATCAGTGACATTGGCTCGGTTGTCAGCATGATTGACAGAATTGCGGGTTCAGCCCCGGGTAACGGATCTAGAGCTGCAGTTGGTGAAGATCTGGTAGCAATGACAAATTGTCGTCTTCAGGCGAGAAATTTTATCACCCAAGATGGAATGTCTGGGACAAGGAAGATGAGGCGCTATGCAAGTGCTATGCCCTTGAATATTGTATCATCAGCTAGCAGCATAAGTGATAGTTTCAAACAGTTCAATGGTCCTGAAGTTTCTGATTTGGAGTCAACTGCAACATCAAGTGTCAAAAGGCTTAGACTTGAG GCTAATCACGCCCTTTTGGAAGAGATATGTGAAATTAATCAGCAACTTATAGACACAGTGGTTGATATTAGTGAAATAGATGTTGATCCAAGTGCTGCAGCTGCTGCCGCTGAAGGGTGTGAAGGAACCATCGTAAAGTGCTCTTTCAGTGCTGTAGCTCTCAGTCCTAACCTGAAATCACAGTATGCTTCAGCACAAATG TCGCCCATTCAGCCCCTTAGATTGCTTGTGCCCACAAATTATCCGAATTGCTCGCCGGTGCTGCTAGACAAGTTACCAGTAGAAGTCAG TAGGGAGTATGAGGATCTTTCAGTAAAGGCCAAGTCGAGGTTTAACATCTCACTACGAAGCCTTTCGCAGCCCATGTCCCTGTGGGAGATAGCGAGAACCTGGGATGTTTGTGCCCATGCAGTTATTTCTGAGCATGCCAAACAGAGTGGAGGAGGTAGCTTCAGTTCCAAATACGGGAGTTGGGAAAACTGCTTGAGTGCATCATGA
- the LOC126655182 gene encoding mediator of RNA polymerase II transcription subunit 15a-like isoform X2, producing the protein MDTNDWRPIAQPGEPTVDTGDWRATLQPEKRQRIVNKIMDTLKRHLPFSGQEGLEELKKIAVRFEEKIYTAAISQPDYLRRISMKMLTMESKSQHSMPNALSQNPPIDPGAPQSMQAQLHNQGQSLPVPMSANQTQTRQQLLSQNIQNNMSSTGGVQSSSGLTSALPPVSGLSQSSIPNVAGHNPNMQTISGAPQSSAGNSMGQGMPSNMFASSQRQMAGRQQVVPQQQHQQSQNAQYIYRQQLQQQHQQLMKQKLQQSHIQQHQQQQQQNLLQSSQLQSSEQSSMQTSSVMQPSLMQSAPLSSVHNQSTSVQQSTQSMLQQHPQSVLRQPQQPQQGGSIHQQQAPMMQQSLLPPQQQQQLMGGQSNGTNMQQNQLIGQQNSVEDMQQQQSRLVGQQNNIQNMQQQHQHQQQQQLMAQQNNLSNIHQQQLGSQNNVSGLPQQLLGTQPGNSMMQTNQHSGLMLQRPKVPLQQVQQSASNLLPTQGQQPQQQLPQQHMMSHIQPQATQLQQLALQQQSNSLQRDTQSLLHVSNQAPATLLQQHNVMDHQKQLYQSQRPLPQTSSTSLDSTAQTGHANGGDWQEEVYQKIKIMKETYLPELNEMYQKIAAKLQQHDSLPQPPKTDQLDKMKMFKTMLERIISFLQVTKNNVSPGFKDKLGSYEKQIINFINTNKPRKPMTSMQQAQLSQPHLHQPQSQVSQVQSHENHMNPQIQSINMQGSVPTMQQNNMSSLQQTSVSSLSGVSTSQQNMMNSLQASSNLDSGQGNAMNSLQQVGMGSQQQNPASAANMLQHPHLKQQQDQQQMLPAQQLKQHLQQRHMQHQMQKQQLLQQQHQQQQQLQQQAKQLPAQMQAHQMHQVHQMNDVNDVKMRQVMGVKPGVFPQHLSAGQRAAYSHQQIKPGSSFPISSPQLLQAPSPQLSQHSSPQVDQQNLLPSLNKAGTPLQSANSPFIAPSPSTPLAPSPMPGDSEKPVSMVSSLSNAGNIGQQPTSVAQASAPSLAIGTPGISASPLLAECIVSDGGLGNPLTTASGKSTITEQPLERLMKAVKSISSRSLGAAISDIGSVVSMIDRIAGSAPGNGSRAAVGEDLVAMTNCRLQARNFITQDGMSGTRKMRRYASAMPLNIVSSASSISDSFKQFNGPEVSDLESTATSSVKRLRLEANHALLEEICEINQQLIDTVVDISEIDVDPSAAAAAAEGCEGTIVKCSFSAVALSPNLKSQYASAQMSPIQPLRLLVPTNYPNCSPVLLDKLPVEVREYEDLSVKAKSRFNISLRSLSQPMSLWEIARTWDVCAHAVISEHAKQSGGGSFSSKYGSWENCLSAS; encoded by the exons AATGGACACATTGAAAAGACATCTTCCATTTTCTGGCCAAGAGGGACTTGAAGAACTCAAGAAAATTGCTGTGCGGTTTGAGGAAAAGATTTATACTGCTGCCATAAGCCAG CCTGACTATCTACGGAGAATATCTATGAAGATGCTCACGATGGAATCCAAGTCTCAACATAGTATGCCCAATGCTTTGTCACAGAACCCGCCCATCGATCCAGGGG CACCGCAGAGTATGCAGGCTCAACTTCACAATCAAGGGCAGTCACTTCCTGTACCCATGTCAGCTAACCAGACTCAAACACGTCAGCAATTATTATCCCAGAATATTCAGAATAATATGTCATCTACAGGGGGGGTTCAAAGTTCTTCCGGTTTAACATCTGCGCTGCCTCCTGTGTCTGGTTTATCTCAATCTTCTATTCCCAATGTTGCTGGCCACAATCCTAACATGCAAACCATTTCCGGAGCTCCCCAGAGTTCAGCTGGCAATTCAATGGGACAAGGGATGCCTTCTAATATGTTCGCCAGTTCTCAGAGGCAAATGGCAGGAAGGCAACAGGTTGTTCCCCAGCAGCAACATCAACAATCCCAGAATGCGCAGTATATTTATCGGCAGCAATTACAACAGCAACACCAACAGCTTATGAAGCAGAAACTCCAGCAATCTCACATTCAACAACACCAACAGCAACAGCAACAAAACCTGTTACAGTCATCTCAGTTGCAATCTTCCGAGCAATCCAGTATGCAGACATCATCTGTTATGCAGCCTTCTCTGATGCAATCAGCACCTCTCTCCAGTGTTCACAATCAATCTACTTCTGTCCAACAATCAACACAATCCATGCTTCAACAGCATCCGCAATCAGTCTTGAGGCAGCCACAACAGCCACAACAGGGTGGCAGCATTCATCAACAGCAGGCACCAATGATGCAGCAGTCACTTTTACCTCCtcagcagcagcaacagttAATGGGCGGGCAATCAAATGGCACAAACATGCAGCAAAATCAGTTAATTGGACAACAAAACAGTGTCGAAGACATGCAGCAGCAACAATCAAGGTTGGTGGGCCAGCAAAATAACATTCAAAATATGCAGCAACAGCATCAGCAtcagcagcagcaacagttAATGGCGCAACAAAATAACCTCTCGAATATCCATCAGCAGCAATTAGGATCTCAAAATAATGTCTCTGGCTTGCCACAGCAATTGCTTGGAACTCAGCCTGGCAACTCAATGATGCAAACTAATCAGCACTCGGGGCTCATGCTGCAACGGCCTAAGGTTCCACTGCAACAAGTGCAGCAAAGTGCATCTAACTTGTTACCCACTCAAGGGCAGCAGCCACAACAACAGCTACCTCAGCAACACATGATGTCACATATTCAACCACAGGCAACACAGTTGCAACAACTAGCTTTGCAACAGCAGTCTAATTCATTACAAAGAGATACACAGTCATTGCTTCATGTGTCAAATCAGGCACCAGCTACGTTGCTTCAGCAACATAATGTAATGGATCACCAAAAGCAGTTGTATCAATCACAAAGACCTCTTCCACAAACGTCATCAA CTTCACTAGATTCTACGGCGCAGACTGGACATGCAAATGGAGGTGATTGGCAAGAGGAAGTTTACCAAAAG atcaaaATCATGAAGGAGACGTACTTACCAGAGCTAAATGAAATGTATCAGAAAATTGCTGCAAAATTACAGCAG CATGATTCGCTTCCACAACCACCAAAGACGGACCAGCTTGACAAAATGAAAATGTTCAAGACCATGTTGGAGCGCATAATATCATTCTTACAGGTTACAAAAAATAACGTTTCTCCAGGTTTCAAGGACAAGTTGGGATCCTATGAGAAGcagattataaattttataaatacaaataaaCCCAGGAAGCCTATGACATCAATGCAACAAGCACAGCTTTCCCAGCCTCACCTTCATCAACCACAATCTCAGGTTTCTCAAGTGCAATCTCATGAAAATCACATGAACCCTCAAATACAATCAATCAACATGCAAGGTTCAGTACCCACAATGCAGCAGAATAATATGTCAAGCTTGCAGCAAACTTCAGTGTCTTCTTTATCAGGGGTTTCTACATCACAGCAAAACATGATGAATTCACTGCAGGCATCTTCCAATCTAGATTCAGGACAAGGAAATGCAATGAACTCATTGCAGCAGGTTGGAATGGGTTCTCAGCAGCAGAATCCTGCGAGTGCTGCCAACATGCTTCAACATCCGCATCTGAAACAACAGCAAGACCAGCAGCAGATGTTGCCAGCTCAGCAGCTCAAACAACATTTGCAACAACGTCATATGCAACATCAAATGCAGAAGCAGCAGCTACTGCAACAGCAGCACCAGCAACAACAACAATTGCAACAGCAAGCAAAGCAGTTGCCGGCACAGATGCAGGCACATCAAATGCATCAGGTACATCAGATGAATGATGTCAATGACGTCAAGATGAGACAGGTGATGGGTGTCAAGCCCGGTGTCTTTCCGCAGCATCTTTCTGCTGGGCAGCGTGCAGCCTATTCCCATCAACAGATAAAACCCGGATCATCCTTTCCTATTTCTTCACCTCAACTGCTTCAGGCTCCCTCCCCTCAATTATCACAGCATTCTTCTCCACAGGTTGATCAGCAAAATCTACTGCCATCTTTAAATAAAGCAGGAACTCCTTTGCAGTCTGCGAATTCTCCTTTTATTGCTCCCTCTCCTTCAACTCCTCTAGCTCCATCCCCAATGCCAGGAGATTCAGAGAAACCTGTATCTATGGTTTCCTCGCTTTCTAATGCTGGAAACATTGGGCAGCAACCGACATCTGTTGCTCAAGCATCAGCTCCATCTCTTGCAATTGGAACTCCAGGGATATCAGCCTCACCGTTGCTCGCAGAGTGTATTGTGTCTGATGGTGGCCTCGGTAACCCTTTGACTACTGCTTCTGGAAAGTCCACTATTACAGAGCAACCCCTTGAGCGCTTAATGAAAGcg GTTAAATCTATATCCTCTAGATCATTAGGTGCAGCTATCAGTGACATTGGCTCGGTTGTCAGCATGATTGACAGAATTGCGGGTTCAGCCCCGGGTAACGGATCTAGAGCTGCAGTTGGTGAAGATCTGGTAGCAATGACAAATTGTCGTCTTCAGGCGAGAAATTTTATCACCCAAGATGGAATGTCTGGGACAAGGAAGATGAGGCGCTATGCAAGTGCTATGCCCTTGAATATTGTATCATCAGCTAGCAGCATAAGTGATAGTTTCAAACAGTTCAATGGTCCTGAAGTTTCTGATTTGGAGTCAACTGCAACATCAAGTGTCAAAAGGCTTAGACTTGAG GCTAATCACGCCCTTTTGGAAGAGATATGTGAAATTAATCAGCAACTTATAGACACAGTGGTTGATATTAGTGAAATAGATGTTGATCCAAGTGCTGCAGCTGCTGCCGCTGAAGGGTGTGAAGGAACCATCGTAAAGTGCTCTTTCAGTGCTGTAGCTCTCAGTCCTAACCTGAAATCACAGTATGCTTCAGCACAAATG TCGCCCATTCAGCCCCTTAGATTGCTTGTGCCCACAAATTATCCGAATTGCTCGCCGGTGCTGCTAGACAAGTTACCAGTAGAAGTCAG GGAGTATGAGGATCTTTCAGTAAAGGCCAAGTCGAGGTTTAACATCTCACTACGAAGCCTTTCGCAGCCCATGTCCCTGTGGGAGATAGCGAGAACCTGGGATGTTTGTGCCCATGCAGTTATTTCTGAGCATGCCAAACAGAGTGGAGGAGGTAGCTTCAGTTCCAAATACGGGAGTTGGGAAAACTGCTTGAGTGCATCATGA